A single region of the Oncorhynchus masou masou isolate Uvic2021 unplaced genomic scaffold, UVic_Omas_1.1 unplaced_scaffold_2342, whole genome shotgun sequence genome encodes:
- the LOC135533373 gene encoding zinc finger protein 253-like gives VEKPYSCGQCGKSFNLAGNLKAHQLIHTGEKPYSCGQCGKSFNQAGNLTTHQVIHTGEKPYSCDQCGKSFAQASNLTRHQVTHTGEKPYSCDQCGKRFATYYTFKYHLRIHTGEKPYPCLDCGKNFASAGSLTIHQSVHTGEKPYSCNLCGKSFAVVSALNKHQRIHTGEKPYSCDQCGKSFAHSDKLTIHQRTHTGERPYRCDQCGKSFARAPTLNSHKRTHSGEKPYSCDQCGKSFAELGTLNSHQRTHTREKPYVCLCGKSFSLLGQINIHQKSKTCHISSPSYT, from the coding sequence gtagagaagccttatagctgtggtcagtgtggaaagagctttAATCTGGCAGGAAACCTGAAAGCACACCAGctaatacacacaggagagaagccttatagctgtggtcagtgtggaaagagctttAATCAGGCAGGAAACCTGACAACACACCAGGtaatacacactggagagaagccttatagctgtgatcaatgtgggaagagttttgctcAAGCTTCCAACCTAACTAGAcatcaggtaacacacacaggagaaaagccttacagctgtgatcaatgtgggaagaggttTGCTACATATTACACATTCAAATATCATCTGAGAATtcatacaggggagaagccttacccctGCCTTGATTGTGGGAAAAACTTTGCGAGTGCAGGATCCCTAACCATACACCAGAgtgtacacacaggagagaagccttatagctgtaatCTGTGTGGAAAGAGCTTTGCTGTGGTTTCCGCCTTGAATAAACACCAGCGcatacacactggagagaagccatatagctgtgatcagtgtggaaagagctttGCTCACTCAGATAAACTAACTATacaccagcgaacacacacaggagagaggccttatcgctgtgatcagtgtggaaagagctttGCTCGAGCTCCCACCCTGAATTCACACAAGcgaacacacagtggagagaagccttatagctgtgatcagtgtggaaagagctttGCTGAGTTAGGGACCCTGAATTcacaccagcgaacacacactAGAGAGAAACCCTATGTCTGTCTATGTGGAAAGAGTTTTTCTCTTTTAGGGCAAATTAATATACACCAGAAATCAAAAACGTGCCATATTTCATCTCCATCCTATACCTGA